In Luteitalea sp., one DNA window encodes the following:
- a CDS encoding FtsX-like permease family protein, translating into MGVVGNVRFSSLDDGRGLEVYAPNTQLFAGDSYIVVRTRTDAEAVRHQLRTAIDAVDREQSFFDVHTMDARIQRAIWQHRIATAVLALFAVIALCLAVIGTHAVTAQAVASARREIGIRLALGSPASQVVRLVMQRWLVAVVAGVAVGMLGGGLVAGVLARALGMPAVPDLLLPAISPILLAGAAAVACYVPVRRALRRHDLIDALRPE; encoded by the coding sequence GTGGGCGTCGTTGGGAACGTGCGATTCAGCAGCCTCGATGACGGACGCGGGCTCGAGGTGTATGCGCCGAATACCCAGCTCTTCGCCGGCGACTCCTACATCGTCGTGCGAACACGGACCGATGCAGAGGCGGTGCGACATCAACTGCGGACCGCCATCGACGCGGTCGATCGCGAGCAGTCCTTCTTCGACGTCCACACCATGGACGCACGCATACAGCGGGCCATCTGGCAGCACCGCATCGCCACCGCCGTGCTCGCGCTCTTTGCGGTGATTGCGCTGTGCCTCGCCGTGATCGGCACGCACGCCGTGACGGCTCAGGCCGTGGCGTCAGCACGGCGTGAGATCGGCATCCGCCTCGCCCTTGGATCGCCGGCGTCGCAGGTCGTGCGGCTCGTCATGCAGCGCTGGCTCGTCGCGGTCGTCGCAGGCGTCGCGGTCGGGATGCTCGGCGGCGGGCTGGTGGCCGGTGTGCTCGCACGCGCGCTCGGAATGCCGGCCGTTCCTGACCTGCTCCTGCCTGCGATCTCGCCGATCCTACTGGCGGGTGCGGCGGCGGTGGCCTGCTACGTGCCCGTGAGGCGCGCCCTTCGACGACACGATCTCATCGATGCGTTGCGGCCGGAATGA